The window CACGGTGCTCGCGCAGAACACCGGGACCGGCGAACTGTGGACCGACCTCGGTGTCACGGCGCAGGAGGTGCTCATCGGCTTCGTGATCGGAGCCCTCGGCGGGTCGCTCCTCGGCCTCCTCCTCTGGTACTCACGGTTCGTCGCCGACTTGTCCGCGCCGTTCATCACCGCGATCGGTTCGATCCCCGTGCTCGCCGTCGCCCCGATGATGATCATCTGGTTCGGCACCGGCCTGGTGTCGAAGGTCGTCATCGTCGCGTTCTCGTGCGTCATCGTCTCGCTGACGAACGCGTACCGCGGGGCGCAGAAGGTCGACACGGACCTGCTCGACCTCGTGCGCTCGTTCGGGAGCTCCAAGACCCAGGCGTTCACCAAGGCCATCGTCCCCGGTGCGATGTCATGGGTCATCGCCGGCCTCAAGCTCAACGTCGGGTTCGCGATCATCGGCGCCGTCGTGGGGGAGTTCATCTCGTCCTCTGCAGGAGTCGGACACATGATCGTCACCGGATCGTCGAGCTTCGCCATGAACCAGGTCCTCGCCGGCGTCGTCGTGGTGATGGCGATGGTCCTCGTCTTCGGCCTGCTCATCGACCTGCTGGAGCGCATCCTGCTCCGGTGGGACCACCGCTGACCCACACAGCGGATCGCGCCACCCTCCTCACCCGTCCTTCCCCGCACTCCTCCCACCGAAAGGGCTGTGCCCCCATGCGATCTCCCCTGACCCGACGCGCCCGCGTCCTCACCCTCGCTGCGGCCAGCGCCGCAGCACTCCTCGTCCTCTCCGGATGCGCTTCCGGCTCCGACGCCGCCGACTCCGCCGACGGCGGAACCCAGGACGTCACCATCAACCAGGCCGTCCAGACCCTCCTGTACCTGCCGCTCTACGTCGCCGAGGAGAAGGGGTACTTCGAGGACGAGGGTGTGAACGTCACGATCGACACCGGCGGATCCGGCAACGCATCGTTCGCCGCGGTGCTCGGAGGCTCGGCCGGGTTCTCCATCCAGGACCCGGTGTTCTCCGCCAAGTCCCACGAGCAGGGCGGTGAAGGCGTCATCGTCGCCGGTGTGCAGAACGCCCCGGCGGAGTTCCTCGTCGGCAAGGACGGCACGAGCGCCCAGGACGACCCCACGATCCTGAACGGCAAGAAGGTCGTCGTCTCCCCGTCCCCTGACTCGACGTGGGCACTCATGACGAAGATGATCGACACCTACGACCTCACGGGCGTCAAGCTCGTCAACGTCTCGCTCGGCAACGAACTCGCCGCCGTCGCGTCCGGTCAAGCCGACTACGCGGTGGTCCCGGAGCCCTCGGTGAGCCAGGCCGTCGACCAGCAGGACATGCACGTCGTCTACTCGTGGCCCGCCGCCGGAGACGAGTGGAACCCGTTCGCGTTCTCGTCGCTCACCTCGACGCAGAAGTACGTGAAGGCCAACCCGGAGGCGACGCAGGGCGTCGTCAACGCCTTCCAGCGGGCGTACAACTACATCTACTCGGACGAAGCCGGAACGATCGAGGTCGCCGAGAAGTACTTCCCGAAACTCGACAAGTCCACGGTGGCCTCGGCCGTCAAGCGTGAGATCGATGCAGACGGCTACCCGCACGGTGCAACCGTCACCGAGGAGGCATGGGACCACAACCTCCAGCTCGCGGCGGACATCGACAACGTGGAGAAGTACCCCGCCGACGCCACCTCGTACGAGACGAACGTCGACACCACGTTCTCGGACAAGGCCGAGAAGCAGTATCCCGCGAAGAACTGACCCATCCCACCCTCGGCGGGGCCGCCACCCGGTGGTCCCGCCGTCCCCCATCAGAGGATCCCCATGGACGACACCGCCCGCCAGGCGCTGACCGACGAATGGGTTGCGCGAGGCCGCTCCATCGCCGCGTTCGTCACCGCGAACGTCCCATCGGAGGTCGTCCCCGTCGCCGTCTTCGACCACCCGCACACCGACCGGTCGGGCCAGACCGGGGACACCGACGTCGACGACGGAGCTCGCTCGTGACCGATCTGTACCGACCGATCGCTGAACTCGCCGGCATGCTCCGCTGCGGGCAGACCTCCGCCGTCACCCTGACCGAGCAGAGCATCGCCAGCATCGACGAGCAGGCGGACCTCGCCGCGTTCGTCCACGTCGACCTCGAGGGCGCCCGGGCAGCCGCAGCCCGCGCCGATGCCGAGCTCGCTGCCGGCGTCGACCGCGGACCGCTGCACGGTCTCCCGGTCGCGGTGAAGGACAACATCGACGTGCAAGGCCAGCACACCCGCGCCGGCAGCCTGCTCCTCGGCGACGAACCCGCTGCGCGGGACGCCACCGTCGTCACCCGCCTCCGCGCCGCCGGCGCGGTGCTCGTCGGCCGGACGAACATGCACGAACTCGCCTGGGGCGGCACCACCGACAACCCCCACACCGGCCGTGGGCGGAACCCGTGGAACCGTGATCGTGTGCCCGCCGGCTCCTCCGGCGGCTCCGGCATCGCCGTCGCTGCCGGCATGGTGGTCGCGGCGCTCGGCACGGACACGGGAGGCTCGGTGCGGCTGCCCGCGTCGGTCAACGGTGTCAGTGGGTTGCGCCCCACCATCGGGCGGGTCAGCAACGCCGGCGTCGTCCCGCTCGCGTGGACCATGGACACCGTCGGTCCCCTCGCCCGGACGGCGGCGGACACCACCGTCGTGCACGACGCGATCGCCGGGTGGGACCAGCGCGACCGGACCACGCGGCGTGAGCCGGTCCGCCTGGCCGCCCCGGGCCTCCAGTCCGTCGACCCGGCCGCCCACCTGCGCGGCCTGCGCGTCGGTGTGATCGCGGACTACGCGCTCGTCGGGAACCAGCCGGACGTCACCGCCGCCGTGCGGGACGCGCTCGACGCGCTGGCCGCAGCAGGCGCCGCGCTCTCCGAGATCCACGTGCCGGGCGTCGACGAGCTCGTGGACGCGCAACTCGTCGTCGACGCCGTGGAGCCGAGCGCCATGCACCTCGACCTGCTGCGCAGCCGGCCGGACGACTACGGCGACGACGTGCGCACGCACCTGGAGATCGGACTCCGCTACTCAGGTGTCGAGTACGTGCAGGCGCAACGCTTCCGGGCGTGGTTCCGCGACGGACTGCTCGAGGCGATGCGCGACGTGGACGTCCTCGTGACCCCGACCCTGCCGTTCACGGCGCTGCCGCACGGTGCGGAGTCCGTCGAACTCGACGGACGGCCCGCCTCGTTGACGGCGGGGA of the Curtobacterium sp. TC1 genome contains:
- a CDS encoding ABC transporter permease: MTAIQIEEAATGAVRTAPERRTRPRSSRRRSVLVSIQIAIVVAFLAAWQIGASAGWISTFLFSSPGQIVTVLAQNTGTGELWTDLGVTAQEVLIGFVIGALGGSLLGLLLWYSRFVADLSAPFITAIGSIPVLAVAPMMIIWFGTGLVSKVVIVAFSCVIVSLTNAYRGAQKVDTDLLDLVRSFGSSKTQAFTKAIVPGAMSWVIAGLKLNVGFAIIGAVVGEFISSSAGVGHMIVTGSSSFAMNQVLAGVVVVMAMVLVFGLLIDLLERILLRWDHR
- a CDS encoding ABC transporter substrate-binding protein, whose product is MRSPLTRRARVLTLAAASAAALLVLSGCASGSDAADSADGGTQDVTINQAVQTLLYLPLYVAEEKGYFEDEGVNVTIDTGGSGNASFAAVLGGSAGFSIQDPVFSAKSHEQGGEGVIVAGVQNAPAEFLVGKDGTSAQDDPTILNGKKVVVSPSPDSTWALMTKMIDTYDLTGVKLVNVSLGNELAAVASGQADYAVVPEPSVSQAVDQQDMHVVYSWPAAGDEWNPFAFSSLTSTQKYVKANPEATQGVVNAFQRAYNYIYSDEAGTIEVAEKYFPKLDKSTVASAVKREIDADGYPHGATVTEEAWDHNLQLAADIDNVEKYPADATSYETNVDTTFSDKAEKQYPAKN
- a CDS encoding amidase, with amino-acid sequence MTDLYRPIAELAGMLRCGQTSAVTLTEQSIASIDEQADLAAFVHVDLEGARAAAARADAELAAGVDRGPLHGLPVAVKDNIDVQGQHTRAGSLLLGDEPAARDATVVTRLRAAGAVLVGRTNMHELAWGGTTDNPHTGRGRNPWNRDRVPAGSSGGSGIAVAAGMVVAALGTDTGGSVRLPASVNGVSGLRPTIGRVSNAGVVPLAWTMDTVGPLARTAADTTVVHDAIAGWDQRDRTTRREPVRLAAPGLQSVDPAAHLRGLRVGVIADYALVGNQPDVTAAVRDALDALAAAGAALSEIHVPGVDELVDAQLVVDAVEPSAMHLDLLRSRPDDYGDDVRTHLEIGLRYSGVEYVQAQRFRAWFRDGLLEAMRDVDVLVTPTLPFTALPHGAESVELDGRPASLTAGNMRYTAIGSMAGFPGLSVPIGLDHDGLPIGMLITARAFDESAVLRAGHGFQAVTSHHLLRPLHPSRISGTCASSL